The DNA region ACTACCCGGCAGACTTGCCGAGCGTTCATGGGCGGATGCTTTTTTCTGTGAAAATACCGACTTTCGCTGAACTAGCGCCTCTGTGGTCCTTCCGGCGGTAGGATCTCCGGGTGGTGACGACGAAGCCAGGCGATGACTTTTCTGCGGCCCTCGGAGGACTGCCGCCGCACGGTCACTTCGGTGATCTCGAGGACCTGAGCGATCAGCGTCGACGGCAGTTGTTCGATATCCCGCAGCAGAAACACAAGCCGCTCTCTCTCGCTGAGCTGATCGGCTGCCGCCAGCAGGAGCCGCCGGATCTCGGCGGCCTCGAGATGCTGCTCGGGACCGGAACCTGGGGCGCCGGGCAGGGGCCTGTCGGGCAGAGCCTCCTCGCGGCGCGATGGGGCACGCCGGAGATGGGACCGGGCCACGTTCAGGGTGATGCGAACCAGCCAGGGCTCCACGGGACGGGAGAAGTCGAAATCCGCCAGGGAGCGATAGAAGCGGAGAAAGGCCTCCTGGGCCACGTCCTCGGCGTCCTCTCGATGCCCTGTCACTCGCCGCGCCACGGCGAGGACAAGCCGACCATGGCGGGAGACCAGCGCGTCAAAGGCCGCCGGGTCGCCGGAACGGGCCCTTCGCAGGAGATCGCTGTCAGCGCCCACAAGGCCCTCCCCTCGCGGCCGGCTCGGTACCCGGGGTCCACGAGTGACGCGGTATTATACTCGCCGTCAGCGTTGCGGTGCTGCGGCGGGCCTGTCACCCTCGGCAGCCAGCCGGGAGGCGGAGAATCTCCATGATCGCAGGTCGTCTCGTCAATCGAGCCGTGGCAGTCGCCCTCCTGGCAGCAGGGCTGACTATTGCCTCCTGTTGGCCTCGCGCCACCCCGCCTCCAGTGATTCTGGTCACTATCGATACCCTGCGAGCCGATCACGTGGGTCTTTCAGGGGTGGCCCCCCACCCGACCCCGGCGATGGACAGGGTAGGACTGGAGGGCGCCTGGGCGCCGATGGCTGTGGCGCCTTTCGGCCGCACGACCCAGTCGGTCGGTACGATCCTGACCGGGCTGCATCCGCTCCATCACGGAGCTGACGGCCTGGGAATGGTGCTGCCGGGC from Acidobacteriota bacterium includes:
- a CDS encoding sigma-70 family RNA polymerase sigma factor yields the protein MGADSDLLRRARSGDPAAFDALVSRHGRLVLAVARRVTGHREDAEDVAQEAFLRFYRSLADFDFSRPVEPWLVRITLNVARSHLRRAPSRREEALPDRPLPGAPGSGPEQHLEAAEIRRLLLAAADQLSERERLVFLLRDIEQLPSTLIAQVLEITEVTVRRQSSEGRRKVIAWLRRHHPEILPPEGPQRR